One window of Quercus robur chromosome 12, dhQueRobu3.1, whole genome shotgun sequence genomic DNA carries:
- the LOC126708724 gene encoding plastidal glycolate/glycerate translocator 1, chloroplastic — MATAQKLITFSLLLDHHHPKLSFPPFLSKPHNHKLSSKFSPVAFNATRALYTHSSTSHKLFTPITVSRPSSSFLQMGPHEACSSREITVKSSVSESGGTSTLSQTVFGIAHLIISLGIILATDKILKKAFVAAAIRFPSALFGMFCIFSILVILDSTVPAAATGLMNFFEPALMFIQRWLPLFYVPSLVVLPLSVRDIPAASGIKICLIIVGGWLATLSVAGYTAITVRKMVNTEMTDAEPMAKPPPFSTIEVWTWTGIFLISFVTALFYPTILGTSARTCLPFLLASTILGYMVGSGLPSNVKKVFHPIICCAVSADLAALAFGYFSRSGLDPVLGCYLTKASSNPGAGDVLMGFLGSVILSFAFSMFKQRKLVKRHAAEIFTSVIVSTIFSLYSTAFVGRLLGLESSLTISILPRCITVALALSIVSLFEGTNSSLTAAAVVVTGLVGANFVQATLDKLRFRDPIARGMATASSAHGLGTAALSAKEPEALPFCAIAYALNGIFGSLLCSVPAVRQSLLAVVG, encoded by the exons ATGGCGACCGCCCAAAAGTTAATAACTTTCTCTCTTCTACTCGACCACCACCATCCAAAACTCTCCTTCCCACCTTTTCTCTCTAAGCCCCACAACCACAAACTCTCTTCCAAATTCTCACCTGTTGCTTTCAATGCCACCCGTGCTTTATATACACACTCCTCCACTTCTCATAAATTATTCACACCCATTACAGTTTCCAGACCCAGCTCCAGTTTCTTGCAAATGGGTCCTCATGAAGCTTGCTCCAGTAGAGAAATCACTGTCAAATCTTCTGTTTCAGAATCCGGTGGCACTTCCACGCTCTCTCAAACG GTGTTTGGGATTGCACATTTGATTATTTCGCTTGGGATCATCCTGGCGACAGATAAGATTTTGAAAAAGGCGTTTGTGGCTGCTGCTATTCGGTTCCCCAGTGCGCTATTTGGCATGTTCTGTATTTTCTCCATTCTAGTTATACTTGATTCCACTGTCCCGGCTGCTGCAACAGGTTTGATGAATTTCTTTGAACCTGCTCTCATGTTCATTCAAAGATGGCTGCCGTTGTTCTATGTTCCTTCTTTGGTTGTTTTGCCACTTTCGGTTAGAGATATTCCAGCTGCTTCCGGAATCAAGATTTGTTTAATTATAG TTGGAGGCTGGCTGGCTACGCTTTCAGTTGCTGGTTATACAGCTATAACTGTAAGAAAAATGGTAAATACAGAAATGACAGATGCAGAGCCTATGGCAAAACCGCCCCCTTTTTCTACCATTGAAGTGTGGACTTGGACTGGGATTTTTCTTATATCATTTGTTACTGCATTATTTTACCCAACAATACTGGGGACAAGTGCTCGAACATGCCTTCCTTTCCTACTTGCATCAACAATCTTAGGCTATATGGTTGGCTCTGG ATTGCCATCAAATGTGAAGAAAGTTTTTCATCCAATTATTTGCTGTGCGGTATCTGCAGATCTGGCTGCATTGGCTTTTGGGTACTTTTCTCGGTCTGGGCTTGATCCTGTTTTAG GGTGTTACCTTACAAAGGCATCTTCTAATCCTGGAGCTGGTGATGTTCTAATGGGATTTTTGGGTTCTGTTATACTCTCTTTTGCCTTCTCAATGTTTAAACAGAGAAAG CTTGTCAAGAGGCATGCAGCGGAGATTTTCACATCTGTGATTGTCTCAACAATTTTCTCATTGTATTCAACTGCCTTTGTTGGACGTCTTCTTGGATTAGAATCGTCTTTGACTATATCAATTCTTCCTAGATGCATAACTGTGGCCTTAGCTCTCAGCATTGTCTCTCTTTTTGAAG GTACCAATTCATCTCTCACAGCAGCTGCAGTTGTAGTAACTGGTTTGGTTGGAGCAAATTTTGTGCAAGCAACACTTGACAAACTGCGATTTCGTGATCCTATTGCTCGAGGGATGGCAACTGCATCAAG TGCTCATGGATTAGGAACAGCTGCGTTGTCAGCCAAGGAACCTGAGGCTCTCCCATTTTGTGCCATTGCTTATGCTCTAAATGGTATATTTGGATCTCTTCTCTGCTCAGTTCCAGCAGTCAGGCAAAGCTTGCTTGCAGTAGTTGGCTAA